GTCGAGTAGAACGGACCAGAAACCACTGGTACCAGGCGTGTACTGCCCGGTGAAGTTGATGAAGTTGATGCCGATGGCTTCGTTGAACTTCGTCGCGATGATCATCAGGAGGACCCCGATGACGTATACCGGGATCGACAGGACGAGGAAGGAAAGGTAGGTCACGGCCTGGTCGCTGGCCCGGTACTGCCGCACAGCGCCCCAGACGCCCAGGACCACTCCGAGGATCGCGCCGAGGATCGCGCCGATCAGCAGCAGCTGCAGGCTGACGCCGGAGCGCACGATCATGTCGTGGACCACGGGCTGCCCGTTGATCTCTTTGCCCAGGTTCCCGTGCAGGACCAGCTGGGTGAACCAGTGCCAGGTCCGTTCCAGAACCGGCGTATTGGGATTGGTGCCGTACTGATCGAGCGTGCGGGCGATCACCTCGTTGCTGGGTCGAGGGTTGCGACCGAGAAAACGCGCTGCGGGGTTCTCGAAGATGCTGGCCAGGATGTAGCTGAAAGTAGTGGCCAACAACGTAAGGATCACGTAGTTGATAAAACGTCGCAGCAGGAAAAGACTCATGCCCAACTCACCCCCTCAGGCCCTTGAGCAGCGGGCAGGAAATCCGTGGATCGCACGAGGTGTGCGCTCCTTTCGATAGGCGGCAGTGGTCCGCGGTCGCAGAAACTACGTGCACTAGCTGGTAATTGGCTCACAACCACCACGCTGCGATTGATACGAGCACGGCAATGCCGGCAGGCAGCAGGGTGCTCGTGTTCCACACCGACGTGACGGTGCTGCCTGATCCGTTATCGGCCACTCTGTCCATCCGCTCCTCGATGGTCCGCTGCGCCAGGGCACTGCCTGGTTGCAGCGAACCGGTCGACGTGCGCGTGCTCTGGCGGGCGGCACCCGGATGGGTTGCGGCGTACACCTCGCCTCGGCTGGGGTTCCAGGCCCTGTTGCCCGGAGCATTCCAGGACCGGAATGCCCGCTCGCCGCCATCGAACGACGCGATGACCTCGACCAGTCCCCGAGTACGTACATAACGCACGGCGCCGTAGGGGATGACATGTGTCCGCCACACGTTGCAGACGACGACCGCGTCACGTAGTACACCCAGATGCGGCCGCACGAGGATCATCCAGGTCAGCAGTGACACAGCACCGAGAACCAGCAGGATCTTGAGCGCCAAACCCAGCGGCTCCTGCAGTACGG
This portion of the Dermatophilaceae bacterium Sec6.4 genome encodes:
- a CDS encoding ABC transporter permease; the encoded protein is MSLFLLRRFINYVILTLLATTFSYILASIFENPAARFLGRNPRPSNEVIARTLDQYGTNPNTPVLERTWHWFTQLVLHGNLGKEINGQPVVHDMIVRSGVSLQLLLIGAILGAILGVVLGVWGAVRQYRASDQAVTYLSFLVLSIPVYVIGVLLMIIATKFNEAIGINFINFTGQYTPGTSGFWSVLLDRLSHIVLPTIALTATSAASYSRYQRNAMLDVLSADYIRTARSKGRTRGSAMIRHGVRVALIPMSTFFAYSFGLLVTGSVFLETIFSWHGMGELALNSVTQNDINATTGSILYVAILILISSTLSQILYAALDPRVRI